In the genome of Desulfovibrio desulfuricans, one region contains:
- a CDS encoding 2-keto-3-deoxygluconate permease, whose protein sequence is MQIKRSMERIPGGLMVVPLLLGALCNTFFPNTPKIFGSFTGGLFTGATSILAVYYVCMGATISFKTTPYILKKGGILFATKVGIAAIIGITVGQFLGEAPVSEGFFAGFSTLAIVAALNDTNGGLYMALMGQYGKPRDVAAYSIMCLESGPFLTMVTLGVAGLSAFPWQMMVGAIFPLVLGMILGNLDKDMREFLKAAPAVLIPFFAFALGAGLDLSKVWSAGLLGVALGVFVVLLTGTVLFIGDRLTGGTGVAGLAASSTAGNAAAVPMIIAQANPVYADAAQHATILVAACVVVTAILTPFVTAWGAKTFGAPKDAPAAAGEE, encoded by the coding sequence ATGCAGATCAAGCGGTCTATGGAACGGATTCCCGGTGGGCTCATGGTTGTTCCCCTGTTGCTCGGCGCGCTGTGCAACACCTTTTTTCCCAATACTCCCAAAATTTTTGGTTCGTTCACCGGGGGGCTGTTTACCGGGGCAACCAGCATCCTGGCTGTGTATTATGTCTGCATGGGCGCAACCATCAGCTTTAAGACCACTCCCTATATTCTTAAAAAGGGCGGCATCCTGTTTGCCACCAAGGTAGGCATAGCCGCCATCATCGGCATTACCGTCGGGCAGTTTTTGGGTGAAGCCCCGGTTAGCGAAGGCTTTTTTGCCGGGTTTTCCACGCTGGCCATCGTGGCCGCGCTCAACGATACCAACGGCGGGCTGTATATGGCCTTGATGGGCCAGTACGGCAAGCCGCGCGATGTGGCCGCCTATTCCATCATGTGCCTGGAATCCGGGCCTTTTTTGACCATGGTAACCCTCGGCGTGGCCGGGCTTTCGGCGTTTCCGTGGCAGATGATGGTGGGCGCCATATTTCCCCTGGTGCTGGGCATGATACTGGGCAACCTCGACAAGGACATGCGTGAATTTCTCAAGGCGGCCCCTGCGGTGCTTATTCCCTTTTTTGCCTTTGCCCTGGGCGCGGGGCTTGATCTTTCTAAGGTCTGGAGCGCTGGTCTGCTCGGCGTGGCCCTTGGCGTGTTTGTCGTGCTGCTCACCGGCACGGTGCTCTTTATCGGCGACAGGCTGACCGGCGGCACCGGCGTGGCCGGTCTGGCGGCCTCGTCCACAGCAGGCAACGCCGCGGCCGTGCCCATGATCATTGCCCAGGCCAACCCCGTGTATGCCGATGCTGCCCAGCACGCCACCATTCTGGTTGCGGCCTGCGTTGTGGTTACGGCCATCCTTACGCCGTTTGTGACAGCCTGGGGCGCCAAGACCTTTGGCGCTCCCAAGGATGCGCCCGCAGCCGCTGGCGAGGAGTAG
- a CDS encoding tRNA (adenine-N1)-methyltransferase: MIPFGTLVVYVTPKGRRYVKRLVEEQNWHSNDGTLVSTEVAQANFGSVVYTNQNVPIQVLEATLYDRLKGLKRQTQIIYPKDIAYICLRLGAGPGRTIIEAGCGSGGLTTGLSWFCGPTGRVVSHEAREEFMKLARRNLEWAGVGENVELHNRDVAEGFAVTGADALFLDVRTPWEYLDHALKAVRPGASFGFLLPTVDQVGKLLLGLERGPFADVEVCEILIRRWKPVADRLRPEDRMTAHTGFLVFARQQDRSADFESRKPMGTRERKQEAARQARLGLTDDAAQTAEDDSADNDGE, encoded by the coding sequence ATGATTCCCTTCGGTACGCTTGTTGTCTACGTTACCCCCAAGGGCCGCCGCTACGTCAAACGCCTTGTCGAAGAACAGAACTGGCACAGCAACGACGGCACCCTTGTTTCCACCGAGGTGGCGCAGGCCAACTTTGGCTCCGTGGTCTACACCAACCAGAATGTCCCCATCCAGGTACTCGAAGCCACCCTGTACGACCGCCTCAAAGGGCTCAAGCGCCAGACGCAGATCATCTACCCCAAGGACATCGCCTATATCTGCCTGCGCCTTGGCGCGGGGCCGGGCCGCACCATCATCGAGGCAGGCTGCGGGTCCGGCGGCCTGACCACTGGGCTTTCGTGGTTTTGCGGCCCCACCGGCCGCGTGGTGAGCCACGAGGCCAGGGAAGAATTCATGAAGCTGGCGCGCCGCAACCTCGAATGGGCGGGCGTGGGCGAAAACGTGGAGCTGCACAACCGCGACGTGGCCGAGGGCTTTGCCGTTACCGGAGCGGACGCGCTGTTTCTTGACGTGCGCACCCCGTGGGAATACCTCGACCATGCCCTCAAGGCAGTGCGCCCCGGCGCAAGCTTTGGCTTTTTGCTGCCCACGGTCGATCAGGTGGGCAAACTGCTGCTGGGCCTTGAGCGCGGCCCCTTTGCCGATGTGGAAGTATGCGAAATCCTTATCCGCCGCTGGAAGCCCGTGGCAGACCGCCTGCGGCCCGAAGACCGCATGACCGCCCACACGGGCTTTCTGGTCTTTGCCCGCCAGCAGGACCGCAGCGCCGACTTTGAATCGCGCAAGCCCATGGGCACGCGCGAACGCAAGCAGGAGGCCGCCCGTCAGGCCCGCCTTGGCCTGACCGATGACGCGGCGCAGACCGCCGAAGACGACAGCGCGGACAACGACGGCGAATAA
- the ade gene encoding adenine deaminase, with translation MKHRIDMAAGNEPADVLIVNARVVDVFSGLVRQDAVAIGDGVFVGFGPREARQVVDAEGAYLLPGFIDAHIHLESSMVTPARFAEMALPHGTTSVVADPHELANVCGAAALRFLLASAQTLPLNIFLALPSCVPATPFEDSGAVLQAADLAPFMDNPRVASLGEMMNYPGVLHADPDVLDKIALSRSRRKPVDGHAPALLGRELDAYLSTGIANTHECTTAEEFHANLMRGCRIFLRDGSAARNLPELAPLVTPGNCHRCAFCCDDRHASELLTAGHMDEVLRKAVALGMDPVTAVRLCTLNAAEAEGLQGKGAIAPGYDADCVLVDDLASFNVRMTFAGGRQIAAEGRMLALLTDPPLTDLTNTVRLAPLPDDVLALPLPSGRARVIRLHPGSLVTDAEEHAVVCANGLFDAQQNNGLCKLAVVERHKATGKVGVGILAGYGLRGAAVATSVSHDSHNIVVCGDTDADMLAAVRRVAEMGGGIAVAGQGRILEDLPLPVAGLMTHDAPQTVVRALDSIHALLHDHGVPGNVAPLMSLSFMALPVIPSLKLTARGLFSVADWRFVSVDAAAQS, from the coding sequence ATGAAACACCGTATCGACATGGCCGCAGGCAATGAACCGGCGGATGTGCTCATTGTCAACGCCAGGGTGGTGGACGTTTTTTCCGGTCTGGTGCGGCAGGATGCCGTAGCCATCGGCGACGGGGTCTTTGTGGGTTTTGGCCCGCGCGAGGCCCGGCAGGTGGTGGACGCCGAGGGTGCATACCTGCTGCCCGGCTTTATCGACGCCCACATCCATCTTGAGTCCAGCATGGTCACCCCGGCGCGCTTTGCCGAGATGGCGCTGCCCCACGGCACCACATCCGTGGTGGCCGATCCGCACGAGCTTGCCAACGTCTGCGGCGCAGCGGCCCTGCGCTTTTTGCTTGCCAGCGCCCAGACCCTGCCGCTGAACATTTTTCTGGCGCTGCCCTCGTGCGTTCCGGCCACGCCCTTTGAAGACAGCGGCGCGGTGCTGCAGGCAGCAGACCTTGCCCCCTTTATGGACAACCCGCGCGTGGCCTCGCTGGGCGAAATGATGAACTACCCCGGCGTGCTGCACGCCGACCCCGACGTTCTGGACAAGATCGCCCTGAGCCGCTCGCGCCGCAAGCCCGTTGACGGGCACGCCCCCGCCCTGCTGGGCCGGGAGCTGGATGCCTACCTGAGCACCGGCATAGCCAATACGCACGAATGCACCACGGCCGAAGAATTTCACGCCAACCTCATGCGCGGCTGCCGCATCTTTTTGCGCGACGGCTCGGCGGCACGCAATCTGCCGGAGCTGGCCCCGCTGGTCACCCCCGGCAACTGCCACCGTTGCGCCTTTTGCTGCGACGACAGGCACGCCTCCGAGCTGCTGACCGCCGGGCACATGGACGAGGTGCTGCGCAAGGCCGTTGCCCTGGGCATGGACCCAGTCACGGCAGTGCGCCTGTGCACGCTCAACGCAGCCGAGGCCGAGGGCCTGCAAGGCAAGGGAGCCATCGCCCCCGGCTACGATGCCGACTGCGTGCTCGTTGACGATCTGGCATCCTTCAACGTGCGCATGACCTTTGCGGGCGGTCGGCAGATCGCCGCCGAAGGCCGTATGCTCGCGCTGCTGACTGATCCGCCCCTGACCGACCTGACCAACACCGTGCGTCTGGCCCCCCTGCCGGACGACGTTCTTGCCCTGCCCCTGCCTTCGGGCCGCGCGCGGGTTATCCGGCTGCACCCCGGTTCGCTGGTGACAGACGCCGAGGAGCACGCAGTCGTCTGCGCAAACGGACTTTTTGACGCGCAACAAAACAACGGCCTGTGCAAACTGGCCGTCGTGGAGCGGCACAAGGCCACAGGCAAGGTGGGCGTGGGCATTCTGGCCGGATACGGCCTGCGCGGCGCAGCCGTGGCGACCTCTGTGAGCCACGACTCGCACAATATTGTGGTCTGCGGCGATACCGATGCGGACATGCTCGCCGCCGTGCGCCGCGTGGCCGAGATGGGCGGCGGCATCGCCGTTGCGGGACAGGGCCGTATTCTGGAAGATCTGCCCCTGCCCGTGGCCGGGCTCATGACCCACGATGCCCCGCAAACAGTTGTGCGCGCGCTGGATTCCATCCACGCGCTGCTGCACGATCACGGGGTTCCCGGCAATGTGGCTCCTCTTATGTCCCTGAGTTTTATGGCTCTGCCGGTCATTCCCTCGCTCAAGCTGACGGCGCGGGGGCTGTTTTCCGTAGCCGACTGGCGTTTTGTTTCGGTTGACGCGGCAGCGCAAAGCTGA
- a CDS encoding LarC family nickel insertion protein encodes MLLHLDCRAGVDGQMALAALAHLGVDFAPLADLLAAAGLACRIDVSGQTRPSGPGCTVAAVCSAGGQNIYHLSDFAGIFEKIDMPSRMRQRAHAVLTALAGGYAYAQQIPAGEVQFFAAAAPQVLMDALGVAYGLEVLGVERVTASALPWFSGQVQSPLGPVPLPAPAVAFLLRGKPVFATEARDELITPVGAALVHALADQFVAGPDGVVTACGTGYGSRPQGAGLRAWLVEHTSSGADHTLGGHEAVIQLESHIDHLSGEDLGMALTALCALPEVLDVLWLPGVGKKNRPAGLMRVLCLPSQQHCVVNAVLRHTHTLGLRVQMLERVVAPRHAAAVEVAGQQLPAKEYVIEGQTYVRPEADALQNLARQRGLGVPALRNMRRKS; translated from the coding sequence ATGCTTTTACATCTTGATTGCCGGGCTGGCGTCGACGGCCAGATGGCCCTTGCGGCGCTTGCCCATCTTGGGGTGGATTTTGCTCCGCTGGCGGATTTGCTGGCGGCTGCCGGGCTGGCCTGCCGCATTGACGTGTCAGGCCAGACGCGGCCGTCGGGGCCAGGCTGCACAGTCGCCGCCGTTTGCAGCGCCGGGGGGCAAAATATTTATCATCTATCTGATTTTGCAGGTATTTTTGAAAAAATTGACATGCCGTCACGCATGCGCCAACGCGCCCATGCCGTGCTGACGGCTCTGGCCGGTGGGTACGCCTATGCGCAGCAGATACCTGCGGGCGAAGTGCAATTTTTTGCCGCCGCCGCGCCGCAAGTGCTGATGGACGCTCTGGGCGTTGCGTACGGGCTGGAGGTGCTGGGCGTGGAGCGGGTTACGGCTTCGGCGCTGCCGTGGTTTTCGGGCCAGGTGCAAAGCCCCTTGGGGCCAGTGCCCCTGCCCGCGCCCGCTGTGGCCTTTTTGCTGCGGGGCAAACCTGTTTTTGCCACCGAGGCGCGCGATGAACTGATAACCCCTGTCGGGGCGGCTCTTGTGCATGCGCTGGCAGACCAGTTTGTTGCCGGGCCGGATGGAGTGGTGACGGCCTGCGGCACGGGCTACGGCTCCCGCCCCCAAGGCGCTGGCCTGCGGGCGTGGCTCGTGGAGCATACGAGCAGCGGGGCGGACCATACTCTGGGCGGGCACGAAGCCGTAATCCAGCTCGAGAGCCACATTGACCATCTCAGTGGAGAAGACCTGGGCATGGCCCTGACGGCCCTTTGCGCCCTGCCAGAGGTGCTTGACGTGCTCTGGCTGCCGGGCGTGGGCAAAAAAAACCGCCCGGCTGGTCTCATGCGCGTACTGTGCCTGCCCAGCCAGCAGCATTGCGTGGTCAACGCCGTGCTGCGGCACACGCATACGCTGGGCCTGCGCGTGCAGATGCTTGAGCGTGTTGTCGCCCCGCGCCATGCCGCCGCCGTGGAGGTTGCAGGCCAGCAGCTTCCCGCCAAGGAATATGTGATTGAAGGGCAAACCTATGTACGCCCCGAGGCGGATGCACTGCAAAATCTGGCCCGGCAGCGTGGGCTTGGCGTGCCTGCCTTGCGCAATATGCGGCGCAAAAGCTGA
- a CDS encoding penicillin-binding protein 1A yields the protein MKIRLSLKKCALWFMGIIIVCGLLGSGAVVMLFYWASRDLPDLNRIAEYKQPQATVVLARDGSTLGTLYHEKRFVIGLKDMSRYLPMSFLAAEDDAFYRHMGIDPVAIMRAAINNFRKGRQGEGGSTITQQLIKQLLLTSERSYARKMKEAILAYQLEKNFTKDQILTIYLNQIYLGEHAFGVESAARTYFGKHASDITLAESAVIAGLPKAPSSYNPFRRPEEAKNRQMYVLGRLRDLKWITQAEYDQAAAEPLVYWSMPEGMGGAAQWYLEEARRLLVEFFTESNLRALGVDTTKSGADYVYEAGLTVRTAMDPAHQNAAGAALRRGLEELDKRQGWRGPVEQLDPARQKEFIAKNAFSPLDLAGGDWVKGLVTAVDGKDVRVALGQGYTGIIPVSAMSWARKPNPKVAAANAPAIKDSRQVAVPGDVIWVSAEETTITETTAKGRKEQKTVPFDPATVKKNTPITLRLQQEPLVQGAIASVEPQSGDVVALIGGYQFGDSHFNRATQARRQPGSSFKPVVYSTAMDFGFTPASTVLDAPFVYVNPYTNEVWRPSNYEHNYKGELPLHTALALSRNTCTVRVAQQVGVANIVQRAKALGLEPHFPQELAISLGAVAVSPLNLTQAYAAFANQGLGVRPRIITSINDPQGRVLYKQEVEHWQAVSPQNAYIMDTLLKEVVNAGTGGRAKIEGRIIAGKTGTTNDEHDAWFMGFSPYLVTGVYVGYDQVQSLGRLEQGGRTAAPIFRYYRSEVEDRYPKDDFVMPEGIVMSDGLAFKADQPIQGASATAATTPEGAPVDTSEGGEDLMRQMF from the coding sequence ATGAAAATTCGTCTGTCCCTGAAAAAATGCGCCCTCTGGTTCATGGGCATCATTATAGTCTGCGGCCTTTTGGGCAGCGGCGCGGTGGTCATGCTTTTTTACTGGGCCTCGCGCGACCTGCCAGACCTCAACCGCATCGCCGAATACAAGCAACCCCAGGCTACTGTGGTTCTGGCCCGCGACGGTTCAACGCTCGGCACGCTGTACCACGAAAAGCGCTTTGTCATCGGCCTCAAGGACATGTCGCGCTACCTGCCCATGTCCTTTCTGGCTGCTGAAGACGACGCCTTTTACCGCCACATGGGCATAGACCCAGTAGCCATCATGCGCGCTGCCATCAACAACTTCCGCAAGGGACGGCAGGGCGAGGGCGGCAGCACCATTACCCAGCAGCTCATCAAGCAGCTGCTGCTCACCTCCGAGCGCAGCTACGCCCGCAAGATGAAGGAAGCCATTCTGGCCTACCAGCTGGAAAAAAACTTCACCAAGGATCAGATCCTTACCATCTATCTTAACCAGATTTATCTGGGCGAGCACGCTTTTGGCGTGGAGTCGGCGGCCCGAACCTATTTTGGCAAGCACGCTTCCGACATCACCCTGGCCGAAAGCGCCGTCATTGCCGGTCTGCCCAAGGCCCCCAGCTCGTACAATCCCTTCCGCAGGCCCGAAGAAGCAAAAAACCGCCAGATGTACGTTCTTGGCCGCCTGCGCGACCTCAAGTGGATCACCCAGGCGGAATATGATCAGGCCGCAGCCGAGCCGCTGGTCTACTGGAGCATGCCTGAAGGCATGGGCGGCGCGGCCCAGTGGTATCTGGAAGAAGCCCGCCGCCTGCTGGTGGAATTTTTTACGGAGTCGAACCTCCGCGCGCTTGGGGTAGACACCACCAAGTCGGGCGCGGACTACGTGTATGAGGCGGGCCTTACGGTGCGCACGGCCATGGACCCCGCGCACCAAAACGCCGCAGGCGCAGCCCTGCGGCGCGGTCTCGAAGAGCTGGACAAACGTCAGGGCTGGCGCGGCCCCGTCGAGCAGCTTGACCCCGCAAGGCAGAAGGAATTTATCGCCAAAAACGCCTTTTCGCCCCTGGACCTTGCGGGCGGCGACTGGGTCAAGGGCCTCGTGACCGCTGTGGACGGCAAGGACGTCAGGGTGGCTCTGGGCCAGGGTTATACGGGCATTATCCCGGTTTCGGCCATGTCCTGGGCCCGCAAGCCCAACCCCAAGGTGGCTGCGGCCAACGCGCCCGCCATCAAGGACTCCCGTCAGGTGGCCGTCCCCGGCGACGTCATCTGGGTTTCTGCGGAAGAAACGACCATTACCGAAACCACCGCCAAGGGGCGCAAAGAGCAAAAAACCGTGCCCTTTGACCCCGCGACGGTCAAAAAGAATACCCCCATTACCCTGCGTCTGCAGCAGGAACCGCTGGTGCAGGGGGCCATTGCCTCGGTGGAACCGCAGAGCGGCGACGTTGTCGCCCTGATCGGCGGCTACCAGTTTGGCGACAGCCATTTTAACCGCGCAACGCAGGCGCGCCGCCAGCCGGGCTCAAGCTTTAAACCCGTGGTCTATTCCACAGCCATGGACTTTGGCTTTACGCCCGCATCCACAGTGCTGGACGCGCCCTTTGTGTATGTAAACCCCTACACCAACGAGGTGTGGCGGCCCTCCAACTACGAGCACAACTACAAGGGCGAGCTGCCCCTGCATACGGCACTGGCGCTTTCGCGCAATACCTGCACCGTGCGCGTTGCCCAGCAGGTGGGCGTTGCCAATATCGTGCAACGGGCCAAGGCGCTGGGGCTTGAACCGCACTTTCCGCAAGAGCTGGCCATCAGCCTCGGCGCTGTGGCAGTGTCGCCCCTCAACCTCACCCAGGCCTATGCCGCCTTTGCCAACCAGGGTCTGGGCGTGAGGCCGCGCATCATTACTTCCATCAACGACCCGCAGGGCCGCGTGCTCTACAAGCAGGAAGTGGAGCACTGGCAGGCAGTCAGCCCGCAAAACGCCTACATTATGGACACGCTGCTCAAGGAAGTGGTCAATGCGGGCACAGGCGGGCGGGCCAAGATTGAGGGCCGCATCATTGCGGGCAAAACCGGCACCACCAACGACGAGCACGATGCCTGGTTTATGGGATTTTCGCCCTACCTCGTCACCGGCGTCTACGTGGGTTACGATCAGGTGCAGAGCCTGGGCCGCCTGGAACAGGGCGGGCGCACCGCCGCCCCCATATTCCGCTACTACCGCAGTGAAGTGGAAGACCGCTATCCCAAGGACGATTTTGTCATGCCCGAGGGCATCGTGATGTCCGACGGTCTGGCCTTCAAAGCGGATCAGCCCATTCAGGGAGCCTCCGCCACTGCCGCCACTACGCCCGAGGGCGCGCCTGTGGATACATCCGAAGGCGGCGAAGACCTCATGCGGCAGATGTTTTAG
- a CDS encoding CBS and ACT domain-containing protein: protein MPVQNWMTTDVVSVGPETSLLKVGKLMKDHHIRRIPVVDEQGQVVGIISDRDVRDASPSKATTLDMYEMHYLLAELKAKNIMTAKPITVKPSDTVEQAALMMLDNKVGGLPVVDAAGKLVGIISDHDVFKALVDITGARRGGLQFAVELPDQPGTARPLFDLLRAHNARILSVLTVSNPDGNRHLFVRVRELENTQAEQDLIAGVNKIGKVLYCQH from the coding sequence ATGCCTGTACAGAATTGGATGACCACCGATGTTGTCAGCGTGGGCCCCGAGACATCGCTGCTCAAAGTGGGCAAGCTCATGAAGGATCACCACATCCGCCGCATTCCGGTTGTGGACGAGCAGGGACAGGTCGTTGGCATTATCTCTGACCGCGACGTGCGCGACGCCTCTCCCTCCAAGGCCACCACGCTCGACATGTACGAAATGCACTATCTGCTGGCCGAGCTGAAAGCCAAAAACATTATGACGGCCAAGCCCATCACCGTCAAACCGTCCGACACGGTCGAGCAGGCCGCCCTGATGATGCTGGACAACAAGGTTGGCGGGCTGCCCGTTGTGGATGCCGCGGGCAAGCTTGTGGGCATTATCTCCGACCACGACGTGTTCAAGGCTCTGGTGGACATCACCGGCGCACGCAGGGGCGGGCTGCAGTTTGCGGTTGAGCTGCCCGACCAGCCCGGCACGGCGCGCCCCCTGTTTGACCTGCTGCGCGCGCACAATGCGCGCATTCTCTCGGTGCTTACCGTCTCCAACCCCGACGGCAACCGCCACCTGTTTGTGCGCGTGCGCGAGCTTGAAAATACGCAGGCCGAGCAAGACCTTATTGCCGGGGTAAACAAGATAGGCAAAGTGCTCTATTGTCAGCACTAA
- a CDS encoding TusE/DsrC/DsvC family sulfur relay protein encodes MAEITYKGKSFEVDEDGFLLRFDDWCPEWMEYVKESEGISEINADHQKILDFLQDYYKKNGIAPMVRILSKNTGYKLKEVYELFPSGPGKGACKMAGLPKPTGCV; translated from the coding sequence ATGGCTGAGATCACCTATAAAGGTAAAAGCTTTGAAGTTGACGAAGACGGTTTCCTTCTGCGTTTTGACGACTGGTGCCCCGAATGGATGGAATATGTGAAGGAATCCGAAGGCATCTCTGAGATCAACGCCGATCACCAGAAGATCCTCGACTTCCTGCAGGACTACTACAAGAAGAACGGCATCGCTCCCATGGTCCGTATTCTTTCCAAGAACACCGGCTACAAGCTGAAGGAAGTATACGAACTCTTCCCCTCCGGCCCCGGCAAGGGCGCCTGCAAAATGGCCGGCCTGCCCAAGCCCACTGGCTGCGTGTAG
- a CDS encoding DJ-1/PfpI family protein produces the protein MHHILKNRLRPLAFLLTLLAAALPCSAQTRAGQAQTDRMYEPVPPPAARQITLGVLLFPGFEMLDAYGPMEMWGSLKHAPARFWGEKSDRVDIRLVTVAATKGAVPSNQGPRTVADFDYTDAPALDYLLVPGGIGAVPLVKDQATLAWLRTQAKNTSLVMSVCNGASLLAAAGILDGKAATTNKMAFKSSIAPGPKVRWVASARWVDSGNVATSSGVSAGMDMTVAVIARLYGQALSDWVAQITEYEPHRDPSWDPFAVKAGLVK, from the coding sequence ATGCACCATATCCTTAAAAACAGGCTGCGGCCTCTGGCTTTTTTACTGACCCTGCTTGCTGCGGCCCTGCCTTGCAGCGCGCAGACGCGGGCAGGTCAGGCGCAGACAGACAGAATGTACGAGCCGGTTCCCCCGCCAGCGGCTCGCCAGATAACGCTGGGCGTACTGCTGTTTCCCGGCTTTGAAATGCTGGATGCTTACGGCCCCATGGAAATGTGGGGCAGCCTCAAGCATGCGCCGGCGCGTTTTTGGGGGGAAAAATCTGACCGGGTGGACATCCGCCTGGTGACGGTTGCCGCCACCAAGGGGGCCGTGCCCTCCAATCAGGGGCCCAGAACAGTGGCGGATTTTGACTACACCGATGCGCCCGCGCTGGACTATTTGCTTGTGCCGGGCGGCATTGGCGCGGTCCCGCTGGTTAAAGACCAGGCAACCCTTGCCTGGCTGCGGACGCAGGCAAAAAACACTTCGCTTGTCATGTCGGTTTGCAACGGCGCATCTCTGCTGGCAGCGGCCGGGATTTTGGACGGCAAGGCCGCCACTACCAACAAGATGGCCTTCAAGTCTTCCATTGCCCCTGGCCCCAAGGTGCGCTGGGTAGCCAGCGCCCGCTGGGTTGACAGCGGCAATGTGGCGACCTCGTCTGGCGTCTCTGCCGGCATGGACATGACAGTGGCGGTTATTGCCCGTTTGTACGGGCAAGCCCTGAGCGACTGGGTGGCGCAGATAACGGAATACGAACCCCACCGCGATCCCTCCTGGGATCCCTTTGCCGTAAAGGCGGGGCTGGTGAAATAG
- a CDS encoding DeoR/GlpR family DNA-binding transcription regulator has product MRKGMERRDAMLEAIAAGDKDIRQLAELFGVSFSTVRRDLQRLSREKAVARTYGGAMLTRALQEDDYPVREGQHRAAKQAIAKVAAEQVRDGETVILDGGSTVTFMARFLYEKKITVITNNLKLTAILADAPRIDLILLGGSIRPISMSAYGHFAEESLRCLTADKVFTSANGVVASQGLCEASLEQISVKRLMMRQSREVFVLADASKLGCASQPAWAPLPATWTLVTDGDEQLCAPFRTCGATILSA; this is encoded by the coding sequence ATGCGAAAGGGCATGGAACGGCGCGACGCTATGCTTGAAGCCATAGCAGCGGGCGACAAGGACATACGGCAGCTGGCCGAACTGTTTGGCGTGTCTTTTTCTACCGTGCGGCGGGACCTGCAGCGCCTCTCGCGCGAAAAGGCCGTGGCCCGCACCTACGGCGGGGCCATGCTCACCCGCGCCCTGCAGGAGGACGACTACCCCGTGCGCGAGGGGCAACACCGCGCGGCAAAACAGGCCATTGCCAAGGTTGCCGCCGAGCAGGTACGCGACGGCGAAACCGTAATTCTTGACGGCGGCTCTACCGTTACCTTTATGGCGCGCTTTCTGTACGAAAAAAAAATTACGGTCATTACCAACAATCTCAAGCTCACGGCCATCCTGGCAGATGCGCCGCGCATAGATCTGATACTGCTGGGCGGCTCCATTCGCCCCATCAGCATGAGCGCCTACGGCCACTTTGCCGAAGAATCGCTGCGCTGCCTCACCGCCGACAAGGTGTTCACCAGCGCCAACGGCGTTGTCGCCAGCCAGGGCCTGTGCGAGGCGAGCCTTGAGCAGATTTCTGTCAAACGCCTCATGATGCGCCAGTCACGCGAGGTTTTTGTGCTGGCCGACGCCTCCAAGCTGGGTTGCGCCTCGCAACCAGCCTGGGCCCCCCTGCCTGCCACCTGGACGCTGGTAACCGACGGCGACGAGCAGCTATGCGCACCGTTCAGGACGTGCGGCGCAACAATTCTGTCCGCCTGA